The genomic interval TTGTTTACAATTGCAGTAACCACAAAAGATTTGCGCTGATATCCAACAGTAAAGTCGTTTACAAAATATCCTTTCGCAATCACACTATTGTCTTCGTTCGCAGCTCTATGTCCCATGTATCTGTAAGAAATAGTCGTGAATATTCCTTTTTTGAAATTCAATTGAACTTTTCCATCTGAAGTGAAAGTTGGAGCCAAAGGAATGAAATTTTGGCCTTTGGGTTCCGACACTGAACGCGCATGCGAGTAATTCAAGTTGGAATATAAAAACAACCATTTGTAAGGTTGAAATGTCAACCCAACATCGAACCCCAATCGTTGTGACTGACCGCTTGGTTCTACAATTCCTGCATCTCCAACATACACGAATTCTTGTTCGGAAAATAAATACCACAAAGCACCATTGAATAAGAGATTTTTGGTCAATTTCCAAGTCGCTCCCAAATCCGATCCGTAAGCCAAAGGCAATGCTTTTTTCGTTAAATTATCAGATGACAACAGTACACGGGCATCGTTGGAATGGTAACCAATCCCCGATTTTAAATAAAGCTGTACATTGTCTGTAGCATTGAATAAAAGCGTCAATTTCGGTAAAAAAACTGCTTGTGACAAACTTTTAGGTTGATACACACTGTCTTTCAAATTGTTGTAATAATAATTGACATTATCACCTCTCAAAGCAATATTCAAGACAAAACGGTTGATTTCCAATTTTCCTGAAACATATCCAAAAATATTGGTTTGATTGATATTACCTAATTGAACCTGATCTCTCACAAAAATGCGCCCTGTTGTTTTAGCCAATCCAATATTATTGATATCATCGTAGCGAAAACCAGCTCCTCCCGTAAAGGTGAAAATAGTGTTTTCTTTCAAAGTAATCAGTTTTTTGTATTCTGATTTTCCTCCGTATATTTTCCGACTTTCGTATTGGTGAATTTGATCCCCATTGATGGAATCTTCCAAGAAAAAAGTAAAATTGGAGAAGAGAGAGAAATCATAAAACGACGCATAAAAATCACTTTTCAAAGAGGAAGAAGCATTTATTTTTTGAATGACACCCAATTGCACATTTGTTCTAGAGGTATTCCCTCCTTCGGTATTGTCAATGGACCCAAAACGACTTATACTCCCATCTGCAACTGCCCTGTCTGGAATTTGACCCGAAGCATTCCAACTACTCTGAAAAGTAGAAGCAGAAAAACTTACTTTGAAATTTGGAGAAAGAACACCAGTATATTTCCCATAAAGATTAATTCGCTTGAAATCTTGCGGAGAAACAAAGAAATTATCCGTTTGCAAATAATCTGCCGTGAAATAAGCATTGCTTCGTTGATTCTCCAAAACTTTGATTCCAGCTGTAATCTTTTTATGCTGAAACATTCCATATTCCAAGGCTACAAAACTTTTCGCAAGTTGTTCTTTGGTTTGAAAATCTACAGAACCAGCCGTTGCTAAATCCCCTTTCGTTACATCATAGGGTCCTTTTTCAAAGTTGATTTTATCGACCACTTCTGGCATCACAAAATGAAAATCGGCATATCCCTGACCATGTGCATGAGAAACCATGTTTACTGGCATTCCATCGAGGGAAAGTGCCACATCCGTTCCATGATCAATATCAAACCCACGTAAAAACAATTGTTCCGCTTTTCCTCCACCAGCATGTTGAGCAACGAATAAACCTGGAACCAAAGTCAGTAACTCTTGAGCTGAACGAACAGGTTGCAAAGTCAAATTGATATTTGCACTCTGAGTCAACTGGGTTTTATTTCCAGTAACTTTTACTTCGCTCAACTCAGTAGAATTCTCGACTAACTGAAATTGGAAATTCTTCTCAAAGTAGATTTCGTTGTCGATCAAGATGAATCGTTTTTGAAATCCTTGACTTTCAATAAAAATAGAATCTCCTAAATGCACATCTGTTAAAACAAATTCTCCCAATCCATTTGTAATGCTGAATTTTGGATTTCCTTTGAGAGTTACCTTTGCTCCTGAAATTCCTTGGGATTGCTGGTCCGTTACAATTCCATTGATTCCGTGAGAGAATCCCCAATTTGACAAAAGAAGGATACTAAAAAGCAATACAAGTCTACTGCCACTGAAGGCCAATGAGTCAATATTTTTCATAGCGTAAGGTTTATCGAGGTCTTTGAATTAGATCATCTTTTTTGCACGATCTGCAAACAAATGGTCTTGATACGGATCAATCGTGAATGATTTTTTGATTTGTTTCTTATCATTGTTTATCAGTCCAGTAATACAATATAAATCACCATCTTGTTTATTTGTTTTCATCGCGATTTTACTGTGCTTAGCTGCATTTTTGGTATCGCCATTTGCATAATAAGCAAAGGCTAATAAACGATTTACATCAATGTTATTTGGACGCATTTTGTATTCCTTCAATCCTAAATCCAAGGCTCTTTTGGAATCTTTTTTGAAATCGAGCAAGAAGAATGCATACTCCATGTTGACATTATGTCCAGATTCGATATCCTCTTTAAACATGGATTCAATTCTTGGAATCAAACGCTTTACTTCTGCTTTTTTCCCTTGTTTTTTGTACAATTTAGCTTGGTCCATAATGAAACTAATTTCAGGAACAGCGTTCAAAGCAACTTTATACAAAGAATCTGCTTTGGCATAATTTCCTAATTTTCCTTCAATACTTGCCATTCCTGCAATTCCGAATGGATAATTTGCTCTTTCTCTTGTTGCAAATTCAAAGTACGCTCTCGCAGAATCCAACTGATTGTGGTTTTCGAGCATTTTACCCATTGTTACAATTGTCCAACATTTATATTCAGAATACGGAGCACCTGCTTCAATTGCTTGTTCCATGGATTTGATACTTCCTTTCAAATCACCATAGATTTCACGCAAGTATGAAATTCTACTGTATGAGCGTAAATCTGGGCGAATAGAAATCATTTTATCACAGTTTTTAACTGCATCATCATAGTTTCCAATCTCCACATTTGCATCTACCAACACACCATAAATTCCCGAATTTGTATTATTCAATGCCAAAGCTTTTTCGCCCGTAACCAAAGCAGCGTTGAATTTGTGTTGTGACAACTGAACTGTAGACTTATAAAAAAGAGCTGTAAAATGTTGATCTGGAGTTATTTTGAGTGTGTCTTTTAAAGTTTCATTTAAAGTAAGTAAGGCTGCATTGTAGTAATAAGGATGTTCTCCTGTTACACGTGCTTCGTAGATATATATTTCAGAAAGCTTGATAAGACTTTCAGCCTTTGTTTTTTCATTTTCAGCTTCAAAAGACAATTTATTGAATTTCTCTTTGATCTTCAAAAACTCATCGTAAGACAAATCTTTCTGACGTTCCAACAATTGTGGGATCTGAAATCCAGTTTTCACCAATTCTACCTCTTCTTTCTCAGGAGATGAATCACATGAAGAAATTAGAGTAGATGTTAATAAGATAGTCGCAATGGACAATGCGTAAAAAGAGTATTTATTTTTTTTCATAACTAGTAGTGTTTAGTGTTTTAAATATCAATAGCAAGAACTGAATCAGATACGCGCCAAAGCAAGCTTTGGATTTTTAAAAAGTGGAAAAAGTTCAAAAATGTTCAAAGGGTTCAAAGGAAATCTATATTGAACTATTGATAAAAAACCTTCCAACAAAAAAGGAGGACTATTTCTAATCCTCCCTTCCTTATATTTATTTAGAGCAATCTTATGATTTTACCACCTTCACCAATTTTGTTGCTTTTCCTTTCGAACCTTTAATCGAGACACGCGCATAATAAACGCCATTGACAAGATTTGAAGTATTGAAAGTTTCCGTGTGCTTACCAGATGCTTGATTGGTATTTGATAAAACAACACCAACTTGCTGACCTGACAAAGTAAACAAACGAATCTCAACTTGCGCATCTGCATCCAAATTGTATTCAAAGTTCACCGAACTTGCAAATGGATTTGGATATGCTTTGATTGCATATTTCTCTGCATTTACTGTATTCTCAGCAATTCCTGCAGTTGTTGACCCTGGAAGTATCGCAGGTTGTGTATAATTGTAAGGTTTACCCAAACAATTGTCCGTTCCGCGATGTGGCGCTGCAACATACGGGAATGTCGTTGTAAATGGAACATCATTCGCATTCACTCCTGTTGAATAAGTCAACACATCCAACAAATCTGTTGTTACTGGGTTAGGATCACCTGCAGTATAATCATCATACCACAAACCAATAGCAGCTAAAACTGCACCACCTACAGCTTGTAACTCAATGCGTGTAACATCATCTTCCAAACGGCGACCATTCGGGAATCCATCCATATTCGGAATAAATTCCAAGTTGGCTGTTGTATTGTATGGCGCCTGAGTCAATCCTAGTACAGCAGCTGAAATCAATCCCAAAGAACTGAAATTAGGGTCATTACGTGGTGTCACTGGAACAGCCATATTTAAACGCAACATGTCACCAAAAATCGGCAAGAAGTTATTAATGAATGGCTTACCAACTGCCAATGGGTTTCCATTTTTACCTGTAGCCAATTGATAAGGTGCCAAGTTTGGAACTCCTGTGTGGAAAATCGGCAAGATATCCACAGAGCGTGGTTTTCCTTGACGCAACAAATAGTTACCAAAAAGATTGGTATCAATTGCCGTTCCTGCTCCTGCATTCGTTGCTCGAAGTGGCCACAATCCATCATGTGTGTTTCCAAAGTCAAATGATTGCAATGAATTGCGTTGAATTCTCAATGGTGCAAAAGCTGGAACAGCTCCACCAAATAAATCATCGTCCATGTACAAAGCCAACTCTGGATTACAGAAGTTATCTTCCATGATTGGATTTTCGTTGTATGGAGTTCTTGAATTCCATTCATCTTTTTGTCCAACTGGATTAACCGCTTCATTTGTCAAAGGCATTCCCAAACGAGACACTTGAATCCAGTTTCCTGATTCAGCAAATGCACCTGTTGCAGGATTCAATGTACGTGTTTCTTGGCGACTAGCCGAAGCCCAAACACCAATGATGTAATCGCTATCCAAAATATTAGCTGCTGCGCTTACAGGTTGGCCGTTTTTCTGCAAAAGAGAAATCGGTATTTGAAGCGCAATGGAACTCACATTTAAACATTTCAATCCATCATCTGGAGTTCCACCATTTTGACGTGGTGCATCTCCTAAGTCAAAAATACCACCCAAATCAACAAAGAACGGATCATCTGTAGAACCACAGAATACTTTTTCATTAGACCCTGTAGTTTCAATAGCTGCAGACATCAAATTGGAATAGCTATCACCCACTCCAAGAACTGGATTGTCAATTGACCGCGGACCGATATTTGGAGGAGGAACTTCACCAGCTGCAATAACAGTTGTAAAGGCTCCACCATTGATACTGCGTTCCATCAAATAGGTGGTTTTATGATTTTCAGCACCTAAACGAATATCAAAGAACGTTGTTGGATCTTCATTCGTTTGAGAAAACGTGAATCGGTAAGTGATATCATCACCTGCAGTTCCATCGTTTTCGATGTGAATTTCATAACGGATGTTTTCACCAAAACTGTAGTAATTTGGTCCACCGTGCGGTACTTGCAAAGGAACATAATTCGCAATAATAGTGATCGTATTCGGATCATTTGGACTTCTAAAAGCGTACAAATCCGTGTTATCCGCAAGCGGATCATTTGCGATAAGTGGTGCTTCTCTATGACTCGAAGCGAAGACCGTTCCAAACGGAAGCAACACAAATAAATAGTTAATTAAATTTTTCATCTTTTAAAATTTTATGTGAGACTTCGTTTAATCTTTACCAGCCCAAGGTGAAGCAACATAAGGGAATGACGTTTTAAATGCCACATCATTTTGTTCTACTCCTGTGGAATAGTTCAAGACATTTAAAAGGTAATT from Fluviicola taffensis DSM 16823 carries:
- a CDS encoding TonB-dependent receptor, giving the protein MKNIDSLAFSGSRLVLLFSILLLSNWGFSHGINGIVTDQQSQGISGAKVTLKGNPKFSITNGLGEFVLTDVHLGDSIFIESQGFQKRFILIDNEIYFEKNFQFQLVENSTELSEVKVTGNKTQLTQSANINLTLQPVRSAQELLTLVPGLFVAQHAGGGKAEQLFLRGFDIDHGTDVALSLDGMPVNMVSHAHGQGYADFHFVMPEVVDKINFEKGPYDVTKGDLATAGSVDFQTKEQLAKSFVALEYGMFQHKKITAGIKVLENQRSNAYFTADYLQTDNFFVSPQDFKRINLYGKYTGVLSPNFKVSFSASTFQSSWNASGQIPDRAVADGSISRFGSIDNTEGGNTSRTNVQLGVIQKINASSSLKSDFYASFYDFSLFSNFTFFLEDSINGDQIHQYESRKIYGGKSEYKKLITLKENTIFTFTGGAGFRYDDINNIGLAKTTGRIFVRDQVQLGNINQTNIFGYVSGKLEINRFVLNIALRGDNVNYYYNNLKDSVYQPKSLSQAVFLPKLTLLFNATDNVQLYLKSGIGYHSNDARVLLSSDNLTKKALPLAYGSDLGATWKLTKNLLFNGALWYLFSEQEFVYVGDAGIVEPSGQSQRLGFDVGLTFQPYKWLFLYSNLNYSHARSVSEPKGQNFIPLAPTFTSDGKVQLNFKKGIFTTISYRYMGHRAANEDNSVIAKGYFVNDFTVGYQRKSFVVTAIVNNIFNVKWNETQFLTESRLKDEAQPVSEIHFTPGTPFSCRLQVKFMF
- a CDS encoding DUF4331 family protein translates to MKNLINYLFVLLPFGTVFASSHREAPLIANDPLADNTDLYAFRSPNDPNTITIIANYVPLQVPHGGPNYYSFGENIRYEIHIENDGTAGDDITYRFTFSQTNEDPTTFFDIRLGAENHKTTYLMERSINGGAFTTVIAAGEVPPPNIGPRSIDNPVLGVGDSYSNLMSAAIETTGSNEKVFCGSTDDPFFVDLGGIFDLGDAPRQNGGTPDDGLKCLNVSSIALQIPISLLQKNGQPVSAAANILDSDYIIGVWASASRQETRTLNPATGAFAESGNWIQVSRLGMPLTNEAVNPVGQKDEWNSRTPYNENPIMEDNFCNPELALYMDDDLFGGAVPAFAPLRIQRNSLQSFDFGNTHDGLWPLRATNAGAGTAIDTNLFGNYLLRQGKPRSVDILPIFHTGVPNLAPYQLATGKNGNPLAVGKPFINNFLPIFGDMLRLNMAVPVTPRNDPNFSSLGLISAAVLGLTQAPYNTTANLEFIPNMDGFPNGRRLEDDVTRIELQAVGGAVLAAIGLWYDDYTAGDPNPVTTDLLDVLTYSTGVNANDVPFTTTFPYVAAPHRGTDNCLGKPYNYTQPAILPGSTTAGIAENTVNAEKYAIKAYPNPFASSVNFEYNLDADAQVEIRLFTLSGQQVGVVLSNTNQASGKHTETFNTSNLVNGVYYARVSIKGSKGKATKLVKVVKS